The Nostoc cf. commune SO-36 genomic sequence TCCATTGGGCCAGAAAGTTACATTTACCAAAAAGCTCAAGAAGCGATTCCCGCATTTGGACGCAAAATGCTGGAGTTGGCACAGTCAAAACTAGATAAGCAGGATGCCGATGAAGCGCTGAATATTGCTAGGCAAATTCCTGAAAGCACCAAACTACAGGGCGAAACCGATGACTTTATCGCCATAGCTGATGCCAAAAGGAGTGCTTGGATCGGTAACGTTTCTGGTTTAGAAGCAGCGATCGCTCAAGCACAACAAATTGATCCTTCTAGACCAGTGTATAACGAAGCACAACAACTAATTGCTCATTGGCAGTTGGAAATTGAAGATGTTGCCTATCTAGAAAAAGCGAGAATATTAGCTAGCCAGGGAACAGTCCCTAATCTAACAGCTGCGATCGCCCAGGTGCAGCTTATCCCTGCTAGTAACCCCCGCGCTACAGAAGCTAGGCAAGAAATAGGTCGCTGGCAAGCCCAGGTGGAGACAATTGAAGACCAACCTTACTTAGAACGCGCCGAACAAATAGCAATATTCGAGGATATTAACTCGTTGCAAGCTGCGATCGCTCAGGCTAGCGAAATTCGTAGAGGTCGTGCTTTATATCCAGAAGCACGGAAAAAAATTCGTACTTGGGTAGCAAAGATTCAGCGAATTCAAGACCAACCCTACTTGGATCAAGCACAAGAATTAGCTCAAAGTGGAAATCTCACAGCTGCCATTAACGCAGCTCAACAAATTGCCTCGTCGGGAAGGGCGCTTTCCCAAGAAGCACAAGCTGCAATAAATGACTGGGAAGGGCAAATTCGCACTAGAGAAAACTGGAGGAAGGCTCAGGAAGTGGGGGCGGCTGGCACACCAGAAGCATTGGTTGAAGCAATACGGTTGGCGGATCGAGTTTCAAGCAATAGCATTCTACGTATGGATGCGAATCTAGCTATTGACCAATGGAGTCAGCAATTGTTAGAAATAGCACGCTCTCAAGGTCAGTCTGATATTGCTAGAGCCATTGACATTGCCAAATCGATTCCACGCGGTAGTGCTGCTTACAGTCCAGCGCAAGAGCAAATTAAGACTTGGCAAGAATTTCTCAATCCTAAACCGGAACCCCAACCTCAGCCTCAGCCTGAATCTCAACCATTTCCTCCATCAACTACTCCTAATGGGCAGTAATATCTTTATTTAATGATTGATTCAGCATTTTGAAAGGGCATATCAGGGTGTAAAGAGAAAATTTCTTCAATGTGTCTTAATTTCCAACATTTCTCAAGTAGGGATTACAGATGTGCGCCCCCATATAGCGGTTCCCATTTAGATACGGTACAAAATTATATCGCAAGATGTAGGGGCACGGTATGCCCGCCGCAGCGATGTCTACGACGGGCTGCGCCTACGCACTTCTTATAGACAGCACCTTTGTTCAACCAACTGTAATCACTGTTCCCACACTCTCATTCGCCAATCTATCCACTGCACATACGGCATAAGTTCCCGCTTGTTGCACAGTAGCAAAGGTTGTGCCAGCAGATAAAATTCGCTGAATTGTCCAAGTATCGCCAGTTTGCCGATAAAGTGTCCAAGAACGAACTGGCTGATTATCTCCAGGCTGCCAACTCAATTTGCGGTTATTCACTTGTAATCCAATAGGTGGAGGAGGTGGTGTAGTATCCTGCCAAGACAAAGTTGGTGGTAACGCAGGTTTGTTATAAAGCAGACTTTGGAATTTATCAGCAATGCCCTGACTATTTTCTGTCAAAACACTGAGATTAAAGAAGATATTCCCTAGTGACAACCGTCCAGCTTGGCTACGACTAATTTTCACCTGCTTTTCAATTTCATCACTCTCCCGACTCTTGTTGCTTGGTTCTGTTAAATTGTTACCCGCATAAACGTGTCTTTGCTTTGTGTTTATCTGTGTCCACCACTGTAGCAACGCCGAATAACTTTGTTGTGTTTGATCTGTGCGCCAATAAAGTTGAGGAGCAATATAATCAATCCAGCCTTCTTCTAACCATTTCTTCGAGTCGGCATACAGAACGTTGTAAGCATCTAACCCAGTAATACCAGAGGGTTGTCCGGGGCGATAAATCCCAAAGGGGCTGATACCAAATTTCACGTCAGGTTTGGTTGTTTTAATTCCCTGCCAGAGGCGCTGTACCATTCTGTTAACATTATCCCGTCGCCAGTCGCCAAGGCTGAGTGTACCACCGGCTGCTTTATATGCAGAGTATGTTTTGTCATCGGGGAAAGGCTGTCCCTCAATGGGATATGGATAGAAATAATCATCTAAGTGAATGCCGTCAACATCATAGCGCTTCACTACGTCGAGAATTACGTTGTAAGCTCTGTCCTGAACTATTTTCAGTCCTGGATCCATCCAACGCTGAGTTTTCCACAAATAAACGCTTTCTGGATTGGTAGCTGCTATGTGGGGACGGACTGTTTTAGCTGGGTCGGTGGAAGTGCTGGCGCGGTAAGGGTTGAACCAAGCATGGAGTTCAATATTGCGCTTGTGACATTCTGCGATCGCAAACGCCAAAGGATCATAGAATGGTTCTGGAGCTTTCCCTTGAGTTCCTGTAATCCAAGTACTCCAAGGCTCTAATTGCGATTCATATAAAGCGTCTCCCTCCGGTCGCACCTGGAAAATTAGGGCATTAAAGTTTAGTGCTTGTAATTTAGTAATAATCTCGGTGAGTTCAGCTTTTTGTTGAGCAACAGGAAGTCCTGCTTTGGAAGGCCAATCACCATTCCACACAGATACGACCCATGCTCCTCGGAACTCCCGGCTATGATTTACCTTAACAGTACCAGCAGGTGTGGGTATAGGCGTAGGTGTCGGTGTCGGTGTCAGTATGGGCGTAGGTGTTGGTGCGGGCGTTGATATTGGCGGCTGCACTAGGTAATTAGAGGTAATTTTTTCTACCTGCCCTAAATACACTAAAGCTTGATAAACAATCGCTGCCACATCTCCACGGGTAGCTGCGAGATTGGGATTGAATAATTTGATATTTGGGAAACTAACCACCAATCCAGCACTGGTGGCAATAGCTACCTGATTTCTACCATACTCAGGAATTTGAGCAAAATCTTGATAAATTTTTGGGAGCTGTGACAGGAGGTCAGGTCTTACCTTAGTGGCAATTTCTAATCCTCCTACCAAAGAAACTAAGACTTCAATTCTAGTAATTCGGTTAGCAGAACGGAAAGTTTTATCAGGAAACCCACTAAGAAATGCTTTTTCGTAAGCTCCTTGAATGGCGGCTGCCGCCCAATAATTAGTGGCTACATCAACAAAAGGGACGTACTGCCGCTTCTTGGAAACTGTCCCAAATGCGTTAGCGATGATGGCAGCAAATTCAGCGCGGGTAACAGAGCTATCGGGGCGATAAGTGCCGTTAGGCAACCCATTGACAATACGACGTTGGGCTAAGGCTGTAATAAATAAGCGTGCCCAATGGTTTTGAATATCTGAGAAGGGAGTAGCGATAGATACCATTGTTGATTGCAGCTAGCTGGCCTTGATTTTGATTTCCTTAGCTAATTTAGCAATATCAGGGCGATCGCTGCTGCAATGTCTTAGTAAACTGTCACTACTTAAGATTGGACATTGGGAAGGAGGAGGCAGGAGGCAGAAGTTCTTTAATTTTGAATTGATTTCTTCCCCTATTCCCTACTCCCTATTGCTTATCTACTAAGTAGGATTTGCAGCTTCATTTGTAGGATTCAAGCTAGAACGCGCATTCAATGACAGCATTACGCGTGAAACGCCAGTGAAAATAACGCTGACACCAACTAGTGTGCCAAGAAGCCAAGGTGCATTGAAAGGCCACTGGAACCAAATCATTGCGCCTAAGACCAAGGTAATAATTCCATCACCTAGTATCCAAGTCCAATTCTCTTGCGGACGTAACTTAAATGCCAGAATTAATTCGAACGTGCCTTCAGCCAGTAAAAAGCTGCCAAGCAACAGAGTTAGTGTGAGAATACCTGTAAAAGGATAAACAAATAGCATTATACCGGTTGCAATATAGAGTCCGCTTAACAGAAGTTTCCAAATAAAACCTCCTTGCTGGCGGCTTTGAGTGGCATAAACTAGTTTTGTAAATCCGGCGAAAATCAAAATCACCGCAATCCAAGTCTCGGCAAATAAGGTGGTGAAATTAGGCGCTGCGATCGCAAGAACGCCCAAAATACTCAAAATCACACCACTTATCAGTGACCCATTAACATCCTTGTTAATATTTCTAGAAACATCGCTTGTCATACAAATCTTTTCCCTATTCTTAGACTAAACTCTACATTTAGGTTAGGGAATTTCTAAGTAATAGAGTATGAACCCTAAGATAGACTCATCAGTATTAACTTCATGGCGATCGTGATTAAAATTCACGACTATTGAGACATGAAACCAATCATCTGATGACATAAATCTCATAAAAGTTCTGCAAGACTGCTTAAGCGTTCATAAACAGCGATGAGACGATCTCCTTTAAGTTCAACAGAAGTATTTGGATAATTCTGAATGGCTCCAAGTAGTGTAACTTCACCATCTTGTTCAATAGATGAACTTAAAGCAGTTCGCAGCGCCTGCTGATCTAGTTGTCCTGCGGGAGGGTGAACTACTTGACCAATTTGGTTAACTAAAACTGGCCCTGCCCAGCTAGACAGTAAGCTATTTAAAAAGGCAGGATCGGCTTTTATTGAAGCTTTCAATGCCTTACGAGCTACTGCGGGGTCTTGTTGTGCCGCCTGTAAATAAGCTCTTAAAGTCGGGGTAGTCTTACCAGTTTCTGCAAACTGAGTTAATTCTTCAACAGATATTTGCCCCTGAAAAGTACCATACCTTAAAACAACTTGTTCAGCAGCATTAGCATTAGTGCTTGAGAGAAGAACAATAGCACCTACACCAAAAGCTACTGTTTGAGTGAGTAACTTACCGAATTTACTATTGTTTAATCGATTGATAAGTTGATGAATTTGCATTTTGTCTAACTTTAATAATGGTGCGGAGTGTACATAGGCAGAAAGTGCCCAAAAGTTATATTATTCCACGAAATTCCTGCTACAGACACATGATTAGGGATTTATAACTAGACGTCCCTACAGCCAATTTGTTGCAAAGACTATTGGAAATAGTGTTATTAAGCCTTTTCGTTAGGCGGAGCTAATGAGGTAGTGTTGACTGATCTTCGTCTAAAGTAGGTGCAGGTATGCCCAAATGCTTGCGTGTAGATTCTTCTGCTAGCTTTCGGTCTTGCTCGTTCTCGAAGTGGCTCTTATTTAATAAAAGATGAGGGTTTTTTGCCGCTTCATCTCGGCTTGGACGATAGCCGTTTTCCATCTGTACTTCCAGTCCATAAGTTGAAAGGCAGATATACTACGATTTTGTTCATTAATTATTCATAGTAGGTGCTAAATGGAAAATGATACTCCTGCTATAGGTTGAAGAAACTCATTCAGAAGGTACAAACCTAACATAATTTTTCAGCAAGAATACTCTATTGGTAAGGACTTGACAGATTAGCACACTGAGAACAATTTATGACCATCTCATAACTCAAGTTAATTAAAAGACTTGGGTATGGCTTTCGTAACTTTAGCAATTTTAGATTACGCAGTTTATTGAATTGGCACTTTTCTATTAATTCTCTATAAAAGTAACCGAAGAACCGAAATTTACTTAATTTGTGAATTTTTTATAAAATTGATGATTTATTTTCTGTTGCTTCAATAAACGCCTCAAATTGACCATTAGGTGTCCATTGAATAGCTCCATCTCTTCCTGTAAAAAATAGCTTAGTTTGGCTTTGGTTTAGTTCAGATAAAGTTTTGGGATCAAAGTTAGCAGAAGAAGCGATCGCTACTTGTGGTTGCAGAGCAATAACTAAATCTTTCAATGACTCAGGGGCACACCACAGCACTTGTGGGCGAGGCAAACTTCCATTTTTAATTAGCTGTTGTACTTCTTTAGATTTAACATTACCTACTAATAACCAATTTTGATCTAAAATTTGCAATTGTAAAATGGGTAATTGGTCGTTGATTAATTGTGCTACTGTCGAACCAGCTTTTACAGCTTGACCAACTGCCAAAGGTTGATAAATGCCTTGAGATTTTTGTAGTTCCTGTTGAATTGCCTGAATAGTAATAGAAGTATCTGTTTTTGGGGAATACTCATAAAAGTTTTTGATTGGTAATCGTTGCATTAATTCAAACCAAGCATTACTTTCATTGCCTTGAAAATCAGTTGCGATCGCCCAATTAATTTGATTTACACCCTGCTGTTGTAAAAACGGTAAAATTGTAAACCGTCCTGTACCTTCATCACCACTATTAATTACAGTTACAGTACCTCGATCTTGAACGATTACAATTGGTTCCGTACCAGACTCCAATACCGTTATCCTAAACAAAGTATTTGTAGAATGCCAAAGGGGTACAAATACTAAAACAATAGCAATCACATTAGCAAACCACCATCGCCTCTGCCACCAAGGTACTAGCCAAACCGATATAATCAGTGCATAAATCGCCAGAAGCTGCCAAGTAGATATACTACCTACAGCGACAGAATTTCCTGGCAGCTTGCTAAAAAATTCCACTAGTTTAATTAGCCAATCAGTCGGGTAATGCAACACCGCAGCTAAAAAGCTTCCAGCCTGAGTCCAAATTAAACCTACTAAGGCACTGATGATTCCACCTATACTTATGATCGAAATTAATGGAGTACTAATCACATTCAGTAACAAGCTATAAGATGGTACAACTCCAAAGACAAAAAGTTGCACAGGTAGAGTCCAAATAGTAGCAGCTAGGGGAACGGCAATCAAGCAGCGATCGCAGGTGGTAGCCATGCTAGGCGGTTAACTAACGCAGGTACTGTTACAATTAATCCCAGTGTTGCTAAAAAACTCAATTGAAAGCCTAAATCCCAAATCCATAAAGGATTAAACACTAATAATAAAGTCGCTGCTAATAGCAATGAGCCGAACTGTTTTACCTTCCTTTTTAATAGCAAACCAACTAATGCCGCAAAACCCATAATTACGGCTCTAAGAACCGCAGGTTGAAAACCTGTTAAACTCAGAAAAATGATTAAAGCCAAAAGTCCAAGGGTAAATTGCGTTCCTTTACTTGCCCGCCTCGTTAACTGTAAGATCACACTCAAAATCAAAGAAGTTTGGAACCCAGAAGCTGCTAAAGCATGAGCTAATCCTGCTTGTACAAATAAGTCGCGGATATCGTAGGGTAAATCAACAGCTTTGCTTCCCAACACCATTGCACTGACAAGAGGCCCTTCTGGGATACCCAACCAACGAACTTGCGATCGCACAATTCGCTCCCGAATTTGCCACCATCCCCATTTACGTTCCTGCTCTAAAACATTTATTTGTCTCCCAATCAAACCAGCAAACGTTCCTTCCTGCTTGAGAAACTTTTGAAAGTCGAAACCACCAGGATTGGAAGCTACCCTTGGTTTATACAAAATCCCAGTCACAGCAATTTCTTGACTAGGGTATAACCCAGTAGCTTGAAGTATAGGCACTGTCACATACAATTTGCCTGTAACCCCTTTTGGTACACCTGCTGAACCCTTGTCATTTTTGACTTCATCTATTTGAGTCGTTTCCAGCCAAAATTGTCCTCGCTGACTGCGAGTCAAACGAGGATTACTTGCCACTTTGCCGCGAACAATCACAAGTTGTTCTTGATTACTGCTATTTCCAGCCGGAACAAACTGACTAATATCTTTTGCACCCGGTTGCGGCACTCGCAATTGAAAATATAGAGTTGCCAATAATCCCACTAAGCCAGCAGCTAGCCATATTCGAGGATGAGGAGTAGTTTGCCATGCCTTATTTTTGCTTCCAGCATTTTCTGGTTTCTGAGCAAATGGGCGTAAAGTGGTGCGTCTTCTAAAAAAAATTGCTCCCACTATTCCCAGAACCAAAATCCACACACCACCCCAAGGAACTGCTGTAAACAACAACCCAAAAATGTAGCCAAGACAAATAATTACACCACTGGTTTGAATCATAAGATTTTTGTAAAAGCACCTAACTGGTGAAGTATAGTCCATCAAGTTGATACAAACAAAGCCCGCGTGTGCGGGCTTTATCGTTGTAGCTTTAATGTTCTAGGCTCAATATTTAACCGTATTTCTGTCCTTTAGGAAAAGCCGCATTATTAAAGGTATACCTAGCCTAAATCTCAGTGCGACAATATGGATAAACAAAAGATGAAGCCGTAGCAAATTAAATTTGGCAAAACTCTGTGTACCTACCCTGCGGAAAGGCAAAACCCCTATGCGTTTACTTTGCCTTCCTCTGCTCTTAAAAACTTATTATTTTACACAAAGCCGTACTTAGGTCTTGTACCCACATCCTTTAGGTTATTGAACTTCCTGTTAAACTCACAGTATCTTTAAGCAACGGAAAACCCAACTTCTCCCTTTGCTCAACATATAAATGAGCTACCTTTCTAGCCAAATGCCGAATCCTGGCAATATAGCGAGTTCTCTCCGTCACCGAAATCACCCCTCTAGCATCCAGCAGATTGAACGTGTGCGAACACTTCATTACATAATCTAGGCTAGGCAAGACCAATCCTCGCTCCGTCAATTGGGTTGCTTCCTGCTCATACAAATTAAATAATGTCAGTAGCAACTCAGGATTCGATGCTTCAAAGTTGTATGTACATTGCTCAATCTCTCCCTGAAGGTAAACATCACCATAAGTAATGTTGTCCGTCCAATGAATCTTGGTAATTGCCTCTACCTGCTGAAGATACATTGTCAGCCGCTCTAAACCATAAGTAATCTCAATCGACACCGGACGGCAATCAATACCCCCACACTGTTGGAAGTAGGTAAATTGAGTAATTTCCATCCCATCTAACCATACTTCCCACCCGGTGCCCCAGGCACCTACTGTTGTATCTTCCCAGTTATCCTCTACAAACCGAATATCGTGGTCTTCAGGACGAATACCTAAAGCCCTCAACGAATCAAGATAAATCTCCTGGATATTATCTGGCGAAGGTTTGATTAGAACTTGATACTGATAATAGTGTTGGAAACGGTTGGGGTTTTCGCCATACCGTCCATCGGTAGGACGACGGCATGGTTCAACATAGGCAACAGCCCAGGGTTCCGGCCCCAATGCTCTTAAAAAAGTCTGCGGATTCTTAGTACCAGCGCCCTTTTCAATATCGTAGGGCTGGGCAATGAGACAACCGCGCTCACGCCAGAAGTGATGCAATAAAGTGATTACCGATTGAAAATTCACGCTTGCTCCATCCTTAAGTTGGCACAGTGCATAAACCATTGTTGCCTAGAACCGGGCGCTGTAGGGAGTTTCAAAGGGACAAAGAAGCAATCCAAAGAAATTTTGGAAAAATAGTTGACACAATGAATTGGGTTCGCTATATTGAATAAGTGCTTGAAGCGGAGCGCGAAAGAGCGACGCATAAAAGACACCGAACCTTGAAAATATTATAGTTTGAAAGCGATTATACAGCAAGTGTATTGCGTCAAGCAAATAAAAATAACTAAGCTGAAGTTAAAAAAGAGCAGCTAAATGAGCTTATAGAGCTTTCCAAATTAAAACGGAGAGTTTGATCCTGGCTCAGGATGAACGCTGGCGGTATGCTTAACACATGCAAGTCGAACGGTGCTTTAGGGCACAGTGGCGGACGGGTGAGTAACGCGTGAGAATCTGGCTCTAGGTCTGGGACAACCACTGGAAACGGTGGCTAATACCGGATGTGCCGAGAGGTGAAAGGTTAACTGCCTAGAGATGAGCTCGCGTCTGATTAGCTAGTTGGAAGTGTAATGGACTCCCAAGGCGACGATCAGTAGCTGGTCTGAGAGGACGATCAGCCACACTGGGACTGAGACACGGCCCAGACTCCTACGGGAGGCAGCAGTGGGGAATTTTCCGCAATGGGCGAAAGCCTGACGGAGCAATACCGCGTGAGGGAGGAAGGCTCTTGGGTCGTAAACCTCTTTTCTCAGGGAAGAACACAATGACGGTACCTGAGGAATAAGCATCGGCTAACTCCGTGCCAGCAGCCGCGGTAATACGGAGGATGCAAGCGTTATCCGGAATGATTGGGCGTAAAGCGTCCGCAGGTGGCAATGTAAGTCTGCTGTTAAAGAGTGAGGCTCAACCTCATAAGAGCAGTGGAAACTACATAGCTAGAGTACGTTCGGGGCAGAGGGAATTCCTGGTGTAGCGGTGAAATGCGTAGAGATCAGGAAGAACACCGGTGGCGAAG encodes the following:
- a CDS encoding bromodomain-containing protein, with the translated sequence MENGYRPSRDEAAKNPHLLLNKSHFENEQDRKLAEESTRKHLGIPAPTLDEDQSTLPH
- the glyQ gene encoding glycine--tRNA ligase subunit alpha, encoding MNFQSVITLLHHFWRERGCLIAQPYDIEKGAGTKNPQTFLRALGPEPWAVAYVEPCRRPTDGRYGENPNRFQHYYQYQVLIKPSPDNIQEIYLDSLRALGIRPEDHDIRFVEDNWEDTTVGAWGTGWEVWLDGMEITQFTYFQQCGGIDCRPVSIEITYGLERLTMYLQQVEAITKIHWTDNITYGDVYLQGEIEQCTYNFEASNPELLLTLFNLYEQEATQLTERGLVLPSLDYVMKCSHTFNLLDARGVISVTERTRYIARIRHLARKVAHLYVEQREKLGFPLLKDTVSLTGSSIT
- a CDS encoding glycoside hydrolase family 10 protein, giving the protein MVSIATPFSDIQNHWARLFITALAQRRIVNGLPNGTYRPDSSVTRAEFAAIIANAFGTVSKKRQYVPFVDVATNYWAAAAIQGAYEKAFLSGFPDKTFRSANRITRIEVLVSLVGGLEIATKVRPDLLSQLPKIYQDFAQIPEYGRNQVAIATSAGLVVSFPNIKLFNPNLAATRGDVAAIVYQALVYLGQVEKITSNYLVQPPISTPAPTPTPILTPTPTPTPIPTPAGTVKVNHSREFRGAWVVSVWNGDWPSKAGLPVAQQKAELTEIITKLQALNFNALIFQVRPEGDALYESQLEPWSTWITGTQGKAPEPFYDPLAFAIAECHKRNIELHAWFNPYRASTSTDPAKTVRPHIAATNPESVYLWKTQRWMDPGLKIVQDRAYNVILDVVKRYDVDGIHLDDYFYPYPIEGQPFPDDKTYSAYKAAGGTLSLGDWRRDNVNRMVQRLWQGIKTTKPDVKFGISPFGIYRPGQPSGITGLDAYNVLYADSKKWLEEGWIDYIAPQLYWRTDQTQQSYSALLQWWTQINTKQRHVYAGNNLTEPSNKSRESDEIEKQVKISRSQAGRLSLGNIFFNLSVLTENSQGIADKFQSLLYNKPALPPTLSWQDTTPPPPPIGLQVNNRKLSWQPGDNQPVRSWTLYRQTGDTWTIQRILSAGTTFATVQQAGTYAVCAVDRLANESVGTVITVG
- a CDS encoding HdeD family acid-resistance protein, which translates into the protein MTSDVSRNINKDVNGSLISGVILSILGVLAIAAPNFTTLFAETWIAVILIFAGFTKLVYATQSRQQGGFIWKLLLSGLYIATGIMLFVYPFTGILTLTLLLGSFLLAEGTFELILAFKLRPQENWTWILGDGIITLVLGAMIWFQWPFNAPWLLGTLVGVSVIFTGVSRVMLSLNARSSLNPTNEAANPT
- a CDS encoding chromosome segregation ATPase, whose amino-acid sequence is MTERDIPDSWSSASGREPDQNKRLSRTEQFGETQPFDVPATGSTSKSVKRRKKNHRKGLPINSNSEETGQLSSTGGKWPRWMKSWTLWLVLLMLIPGSVGFLAMAMLLKLPSAPNCPSIFWPLASASVRLHCAQLAASKQTVNDLLQAIALVKQLPQNHPLHGEIDRFIEEWSRDILKLADQSFQTGNLEEAIATARKIPEDVAAYKLVDEQVDKWQLIWSKAEATYNGAIAEVKERRWQSAFMLSAKMLRVDNQYWAGTKYDQLNRLIATAREDGDKLGKAESLANTKVVDKLLEAIKLAESIGPESYIYQKAQEAIPAFGRKMLELAQSKLDKQDADEALNIARQIPESTKLQGETDDFIAIADAKRSAWIGNVSGLEAAIAQAQQIDPSRPVYNEAQQLIAHWQLEIEDVAYLEKARILASQGTVPNLTAAIAQVQLIPASNPRATEARQEIGRWQAQVETIEDQPYLERAEQIAIFEDINSLQAAIAQASEIRRGRALYPEARKKIRTWVAKIQRIQDQPYLDQAQELAQSGNLTAAINAAQQIASSGRALSQEAQAAINDWEGQIRTRENWRKAQEVGAAGTPEALVEAIRLADRVSSNSILRMDANLAIDQWSQQLLEIARSQGQSDIARAIDIAKSIPRGSAAYSPAQEQIKTWQEFLNPKPEPQPQPQPESQPFPPSTTPNGQ
- a CDS encoding alpha/beta hydrolase, coding for MQIHQLINRLNNSKFGKLLTQTVAFGVGAIVLLSSTNANAAEQVVLRYGTFQGQISVEELTQFAETGKTTPTLRAYLQAAQQDPAVARKALKASIKADPAFLNSLLSSWAGPVLVNQIGQVVHPPAGQLDQQALRTALSSSIEQDGEVTLLGAIQNYPNTSVELKGDRLIAVYERLSSLAELL